The following are encoded in a window of Struthio camelus isolate bStrCam1 chromosome Z, bStrCam1.hap1, whole genome shotgun sequence genomic DNA:
- the LOC104150994 gene encoding ARL14 effector protein-like, with protein sequence MSDHLEENWKKNNSAQESSAESNASPPKDCSITQKQLQQIEKQLKCLAFQNPGPQVADFNPETREQKKKARMSQMNQDFFYKPKITKKYDKHGRLLCNNVDLCDCLEKNCLGCFYPCPKCNSNKCGPECRCNRKWAYDTIETEAGDVISMLPFIVPD encoded by the exons ATGAGCGATCATTtggaagaaaactggaagaaaaacaattctgcCCAGGAATCATCTGCAGAAAGTAATGCCTCTCCTCCTAAGGACTGCTCAATAACACAAAAACAATTG cAACAAATAGAGAAACAACTAAAATGCTTAGCCTTTCAAAATCCAGGACCTCAGGTAGCTGACTTCAATCCTGAAActagagagcagaaaaagaaagcacgCATGTCACAGATGaaccaagattttttttataagccCAA AATCACAAAGAAGTATGACAAACATGGCAGGCTGCTTTGTAATAATGTCGATTTGTGTGACTGCCTGGAAAAGAACTGCCTGGGTTGCTTCTATCCTTGCCCCAAATGCAATTCGAACAAATGTGGACCAGAATGTCGCTGCAATAGGAAATGGGCTTACGATACCATTGAGACTGAGGCTGGGGATGTGATCAGCATGTTGCCATTTATTGTCCCTGACTGA